In Helicobacter mastomyrinus, the sequence CTTACTTACTGATAAAGATTTTAATGGAGTATGTAAGGGAGGTGAAGTCATTTATCTTCCTCATCTTACAATAGAACAAAATCCCGAAGTGGTGCTAGGAATATGGGAATAGAACAATACATTGCCCCGCACTTTGCGCTCACACACAAAGGTAGCACAAAACATCAAATGAAAATCCTATCCTTAAGCTATATGGATTATGAAAAAGATAATGTAGATATGCTTAGCCTTACCCTTGCCCCAAATTCTAAACTCCCTAGCTTTGGTGATAGAATCGAACTCCTCTTAGGAAGGAATAGCCTTAATTTTATGGGGGCATTTTATGTAAGTAGTATTAAGGAATCTTACTTACACCACTACACCATAGAAGCTACGAGTATTGATTACACCAAAGAGTTTAAAATCCTCAAAAGTCGCAGTTTTGAAAACCTCTCCTATGCACAAATCCTCCAATCAGTTGCAAGAGAAAATAACCTCAAAACCAAGCTTGATTTTAAGTATAAAGATTCAATTACCTATATTGAACAAATCGATGAGAGCGATTCAGCTCTATGCAAAAGATTAGCCGATGAGCTTGATTGTAGCTTTAGCGTAAAAAACGATACGCTTATATTCATTGATAGGGATAAAAGATTTGATAGGCGCGTTTATAACATCAATGCAGCAGATACTCTAAGCTTAGAGATAGAGCATTTCGCACAAATGCACTATAAAAGCGTAGAGCTTACCTATCAAGATGAGAGTGGTAACACGCGCAATGTTAAAGTCGGCAAAGGTGTGCCAATTTACAAAATGAGTAGAGAAGCAAAAGATGATAATCACGCCTTACAAATGGCTACGACAAGATTACAAATGCTTAATGCTAAAAAGCTAAAGGGTAGTCTTAGTGCCATAGGCAGAGTGCTTTTTGCAGGAGGATATTTAGCACTTACAAAAGATAATACCACAAGCACACACATCATTACACAAGTAACGCACACTTTAGATTCTAAAGCTTGGAATATGAGTTTAGAATTTGAAAGTGAGCGGTAGCTATATGTTTTTATGCCTCATCTTTATCTTTTAAATAGGGTCTTATTGATTTAGCGACATCATCTAAAGTTTTAGCTTTAGCGTAATTCTCTAGCCACGAATCTACCCAAATAGGAGTTTGCTCCTTTTGTTTCCAATTCATTAGCGTTTGATAGGGCATTCCCACAATAGCGGTAAATTCTTTTTTAGAGAGTCCTAACTGCTCTAATTTTTGCTCAAACTCTGTATTTTGCATCAAGTAATACCTCTTTTAATTATTATAGTTATAAATATAACAAAATATAACTAAAATAATTATAAAAGTTTTGAAAAGTCTTGACAAAATGATTAAAATAATATATAATTATAGCATAAATTAACTAAATTAGTTAATTTAAATCCAACGAAAGGAGATAGGACAAAATGAAAGGATTAGTAACTGCAGTGCTAATTTTAAAGATTATCTATTTGATAATCAAAATCTTAGAAGCCTTGTAGCTTCTCCCCTCTTAAAGAGGGGATTCAAATTGTCCTATTGAGATTCTACCATAAAGGAGTAAAAATGGAAATAGTAGGTTATATTTTAGACATCACAGAGGTGCTTATCATCGTAGGGCTTGTGCTTTGGGTAGATAGACTGCAAAAGCGCATAGAGAAGCTAGAATCTAAAACAGAAAAGGAGGCGTAAATGAGCACTACACATAAGTTAAAGCCCTTAGAAGAGCTTGGCATAGATTCTAGGTTTCTTATTGATGAGTTAGAAAATTTTAAACAACGAAATGAGGAGATTCATTTCTTACTCTCTTT encodes:
- a CDS encoding phage late control D family protein encodes the protein MGIEQYIAPHFALTHKGSTKHQMKILSLSYMDYEKDNVDMLSLTLAPNSKLPSFGDRIELLLGRNSLNFMGAFYVSSIKESYLHHYTIEATSIDYTKEFKILKSRSFENLSYAQILQSVARENNLKTKLDFKYKDSITYIEQIDESDSALCKRLADELDCSFSVKNDTLIFIDRDKRFDRRVYNINAADTLSLEIEHFAQMHYKSVELTYQDESGNTRNVKVGKGVPIYKMSREAKDDNHALQMATTRLQMLNAKKLKGSLSAIGRVLFAGGYLALTKDNTTSTHIITQVTHTLDSKAWNMSLEFESER